The following nucleotide sequence is from Euleptes europaea isolate rEulEur1 chromosome 3, rEulEur1.hap1, whole genome shotgun sequence.
TTTCTCATGTTTTGATGTAGCACACGGGGAGCTACTTGTGAGAGATGCAGTGGCTGGTTTGTAATCTATCCCATGGAAGACCTGTACCCCCACTTCACAGGCTTCCTGTTGACCGGGAGGAAGACAGCCGGCCTCCTTGTGAATGAGGGTCCCGCTGCGGTGCCGGTTGAATCTTTCACTCCTGGCCTGAAGGGCCTCCTTACACCTCTTCCCAATGAGGTAAGACGCCTCGATGAGGCTGAGAAGGATGCAGACGCAGGCTGTCACCACCATGAACAGAGTGAAGATGTTCTTCTCCGTTGGCCTGGAGATGTAGCAGTCGACGATGTTGGGACAAGGGGGCAGGAAACACTTGACTAGAAGGGGAAGGCGGTAGTTTGGGTAGATGATGTAGAAGATAATGAGGAAAACGATGTCCACGGCAGCCTTGAAGAGGAGGCTGAAGAGATAAGTCCACCACAAGCCCCCACGCTTCTTGCCCACGTCAGGAAAGAGCCGCCGGCCGGTGTCTCCGTATTTCTCCAGGAACCTTTTCTCTTTTGCTTCTCGGTAGGCGACGTGCATGATAACCATCAAGGAAGGGCAGGTGACGAGGATCAGCTGAAGGGCCCAGAGGCGGATGTGGGAGACCGGGAAGTA
It contains:
- the LOC130475214 gene encoding gap junction beta-5 protein-like codes for the protein MNWGVFEGLLSGVNKYSTAFGRIWLSVVFIFRLLVYLVAAEKVWGDDHKDFDCNTEQPGCPNVCFDHYFPVSHIRLWALQLILVTCPSLMVIMHVAYREAKEKRFLEKYGDTGRRLFPDVGKKRGGLWWTYLFSLLFKAAVDIVFLIIFYIIYPNYRLPLLVKCFLPPCPNIVDCYISRPTEKNIFTLFMVVTACVCILLSLIEASYLIGKRCKEALQARSERFNRHRSGTLIHKEAGCLPPGQQEACEVGVQVFHGIDYKPATASLTSSSPCATSKHEKVG